One part of the Capra hircus breed San Clemente chromosome 4, ASM170441v1, whole genome shotgun sequence genome encodes these proteins:
- the ZNF862 gene encoding zinc finger protein 862 isoform X1, whose translation MEPRESGKAPVTFDDITVYLLEEEWVLLSQQQKDICGSDKLVAPLGPTIASPEMFYKFERGPEPWLASVQGQRSHLSPNPGKTKMGFMEEMDMQRPSREAGLYLPPQKEACLSYFSSERGSLQGDYAGRGSKPSKPRSIQKSWFAQFPWLVMNEEQTALFCSACREYPSVKDKRSRLIEGYTGPFKVETLKYHAKSKAHVFCVKALAARDPLWAARFQSTQEVSGDILASQGPFFPADYPVFYSPGPLGACDNVAQLLPSSRAALGDPGGNGGIPALYLDRIPDFRQTEIIDDIHSSSDDNILCNDSAEPCGQDPSEEGLLEELPVVFEDVAVYFTREEWGTLDKRQKELYRDVMRMNYELLASLGPAAAKPDLISKLERRAAPWIRDPHRPKWGKGHPPSGKKKMVAVREAHTQALAVESTWLPVPSVETCTSYCRPRLCEADGQAKIKRTYRPRSIQRSWFGQFPWLVMDPKETKLFCSACRERPSLHDSSSRLVRGYTGPFKVETLKYHDVSKAHKLCVNTVEVREDAPQTAAVPEISSDLMANMEHFFHAAYSIAYHSRPLNDFEKILQLLQSTGTMILGKYRNRTACTQFIKCISETLKKEILEDVRNSPCLSVLLDSATDTSDQSCVGIYLRYLKGMEVKESYLTLAPLHSETADGYFETIISALDELDIPFRKPGWVVGLGTDGSAPLRCGGGLVEKLQEILPRLLPVHCVAHRLPLAVVDACGGIGLVKKCDRHIRTVFKFYQSSNKRLNELQESAAPLEQEMVRLKDLNAVRWVASERRTLNALTLSWPALARHLQSVADAGGQVGHRAQGMLKLMKGFHFLKFCHFLLDFLSLYRPLSEVCQKEIVLITEVNATLGQAYVALETLRHRAGPKEEEFNASFRDGRLHGIVLERTEMAEQRFQADRERVVLTGIEYLQRRFNADHPPQLRNMEVFDTKAWPSGMALASFGNDDILTLARYFELSLPPGYSKQALLDEWLGLKAAAQNLPFSMLCEHALARHRRFPLLSRLLALVVCVPVSTACCERGFSAMNRIRTDERTKLSNEVINMLMMTAVNGVAVSEYDPQPAIQHWYLTSSGRRFSHVYTCAPVPPRSHARAGLRKKTGAFCREEPTAQKPPGLSCREPMEVLTACVPEPPERLLCPLLGQEAPGCPAKALL comes from the exons ATGGAGCCCAGGGAGTCGGGGAAG gctcctgtgaCGTTTGACGACATCACGGTGTACTTGCTTGAGGAGGAGTGGGTGCTGCTGAGTCAGCAACAGAAGGACATCTGTGGTTCTGACAAGCTGGTGGCACCCCTGG GACCAACTATTGCCAGCCCGGAGATGTTCTATAAATTTGAGCGAGGGCCAGAGCCATGGCTCGCCAGTGTCCAAGGTCAGAGGAGTCACTTGAGCCCCAACCCAG GAAAAACCAAGATGGGCTTCATGGAGGAAATGGACATGCAGCGCCCATCCAGAGAAGCTGGACtctacctgcctcctcagaaggAAGCCTGTCTGTCCTACTTCAGCTCAGAGAGAGGCAGCCTCCAGGGAGACTATGCAGGAAGAGGCAGCAAACCCTCCAAACCCCGATCCATCCAGAAGTCGTGGTTTGCGCAGTTCCCGTGGTTGGTCATGAATGAGGAGCAGACAGCTCTGTTTTGCTCTGCTTGCCGGGAATACCCATCTGTCAAGGACAAGCGGTCAAGATTAATAGAAGGTTATACCGGACCATTCAAGGTGGAGACTCTCAAATACCATGCCAAGAGCAAGGCCCACGTGTTCTGTGTCAAGGCCTTGGCGGCACGGGACCCCCTCTGGGCAGCCCGTTTCCAGAGCACCCAGGAGGTGTCTGGTGATATACtggccagccaggggcccttctTCCCTGCAGATTATCCCGTATTTTATTCCCCAGGGCCTCTGGGAGCCTGTGATAATGTGGCCCAGCTCCTGCCCAGCTCGAGAGCTGCCCTGGGGGACCCTGGAGGGAATGGAGGAATTCCTGCATTGTACCTGGACCGCATCCCTGATTTCAGGCAAACAGAAATCATTGATGACATCCACAGTTCCTCAGATGATAACATTTTATGTAATGACTCTGCTGAACCCTGTGGCCAG gaTCCTTCTGAGGAGGGGCTGTTGGAGGAGCTCCCGGTGGTGTTTGAGGATGTGGCAGTGTATTTCACCCGGGAGGAGTGGGGCACGCTAGACAAGCGGCAGAAGGAGCTGTACAGAGACGTGATGCGGATGAACTATGAGCTGTTGGCGTCCCTGG GGCCTGCTGCTGCCAAACCAGACCTGATCTCAAAACTGGAGCGGAGAGCTGCACCCTGGATCAGGGACCCACACAGGCCAAAGTGGGGGAAAGGCCATCCTCCTTCAG ggaaaaagaagatgGTGGCCGTTAGAGAGGCGCACACACAGGCCTTGGCTGTAGAGTCCACGTGGCTTCCAGTTCCTTCTGTGGAGACGTGTACTTCCTACTGCAGGCCCCGCCTTTGTGAGGCAGACGGACAGGCCAAAATCAAGAGGACTTACAGACCCCGATCAATTCAGAGGTCGTGGTTTGGGCAGTTCCCATGGTTAGTGATGGACCCCAAAGAGACCAAGCTCTTCTGCTCAGCTTGCAGAGAAAGGCCTAGTCTCCATGACAGTTCATCCCGGCTGGTCCGCGGCTACACGGGCCCTTTCAAAGTGGAGACTTTAAAGTACCACGACGTCAGCAAAGCACACAAGCTCTGTGTAAACACCGTGGAAGTCAGGGAGGACGCCCCGCAGACTGCCGCAGTCCCCGAGATCTCCAGTGACCTGATGGCCAACATGGAGCACTTTTTCCATGCCGCCTACTCGATCGCGTACCACTCGAGGCCCCTGAACGACTTTGAGAAGATCCTGCAGCTCCTCCAGAGCACGGGGACCATGATTTTGGGAAAGTACCGAAACCGTACCGCCTGCACGCAGTTCATCAAGTGCATCTCCGAGACTCTGAAGAAGGAGATCCTGGAGGACGTGCGCAACTCCCCGTGCCTGAGCGTGCTGCTGGACAGTGCCACGGACACCTCCGACCAGTCCTGCGTGGGCATCTACCTGCGCTACTTGAAGGGGATGGAGGTGAAGGAGTCTTACCTCACGCTGGCCCCCCTCCACAGTGAGACGGCCGATGGATACTTCGAGACCATCATCTCGGCCCTAGACGAGCTGGACATCCCCTTCCGGAAGCCGGGCTGGGTGGTGGGCCTGGGAACCGACGGCTCTGCCCCGCTGCGCTGCGGGGGAGGCCTGGTGGAGAAGCTGCAGGAGATCCTGCCCCGGCTGCTGCCGGTGCACTGTGTGGCCCACCGGCTCCCCCTGGCCGTGGTCGATGCCTGCGGGGGCATCGGCCTGGTCAAGAAGTGTGACCGGCACATCCGAACCGTCTTCAAGTTCTACCAGTCCTCCAACAAGAGGCTGAATGAACTGCAGGAGAGCGCggctcccctggagcaggaaatggtccGCCTGAAGGACCTGAATGCGGTCAGGTGGGTGGCCAGCGAGAGGCGCACGCTGAACGCGCTCACCCTGAGCTGGCCCGCCCTGGCCAGGCACCTCCAGAGCGTGGCGGACGCGGGTGGGCAGGTTGGGCACAGGGCCCAAGGCATGCTGAAGCTGATGAAGGGCTTCCATTTCCTCAAGTTCTGCCACTTCCTCTTGGACTTCCTGAGCCTCTACCGGCCTCTGTCCGAGGTGTGCCAGAAGGAGATTGTGCTGATCACCGAGGTGAACGCCACGCTGGGGCAGGCCTACGTGGCACTGGAGACCCTCCGTCACCGGGCAGGCCCCAAAGAGGAAGAGTTCAACGCCAGCTTCAGGGACGGGCGGCTCCACGGCATCGTGCTGGAGAGGACTGAGATGGCAGAACAGCGGTTCCAGGCAGACAGGGAGAGAGTGGTCCTGACGGGGATCGAATACCTCCAGCGGAGGTTCAACGCTGACCATCCCCCGCAGCTCAGGAACATGGAGGTGTTTGACACCAAGGCCTGGCCAAGCGGGATGGCCCTGGCCAGTTTCGGGAATGATGACATCCTGACCCTGGCCAGGTATTTTGAGCTCTCGCTGCCCCCAGGATACAGCAAGCAGGCGCTGCTGGATGAGTGGCTGGGCCTGAAGGCCGCGGCCCAGAACCTGCCGTTCTCCATGCTGTGCGAGCACGCGCTGGCCCGGCACCGCCGCTTCCCCCTGCTCAGCCGGCTCCTGGCCCTGGTGGTCTGTGTGCCCGTCTCCACCGCCTGCTGTGAGCGCGGATTCAGTGCCATGAACCGGATCAGGACTGACGAGAGGACCAAGCTCTCCAACGAGGTGATCAACATGCTCATGATGACGGCCGTGAACGGTGTGGCGGTCTCAGAGTATGACCCCCAGCCGGCCATCCAGCACTGGTACCTGACCTCCTCAGGCCGGCGGTTCAGCCACGTCTACACCTGTGCCCCGGTGCCGCCCCGCTCTCACGCAA GGGCGGGGCTCAGGAAGAAGACTGGCGCGTTCTGCAGGGAGGAGCCCACTGCCCAGAAGCCTCCCGGCCTGTCCTGCAGGGAACCGATGGAAGTCCTGACGGCCTGTGTCCCGGAACCTCCTGAGAGGCTCCTGTGTCCCCTCCTTGGCCAGGAGGCCCCAGGCTGTCCTGCCAAAGCGCTCCTGTAG
- the ZNF862 gene encoding zinc finger protein 862 isoform X2, whose protein sequence is MFYKFERGPEPWLASVQGQRSHLSPNPGKTKMGFMEEMDMQRPSREAGLYLPPQKEACLSYFSSERGSLQGDYAGRGSKPSKPRSIQKSWFAQFPWLVMNEEQTALFCSACREYPSVKDKRSRLIEGYTGPFKVETLKYHAKSKAHVFCVKALAARDPLWAARFQSTQEVSGDILASQGPFFPADYPVFYSPGPLGACDNVAQLLPSSRAALGDPGGNGGIPALYLDRIPDFRQTEIIDDIHSSSDDNILCNDSAEPCGQDPSEEGLLEELPVVFEDVAVYFTREEWGTLDKRQKELYRDVMRMNYELLASLGPAAAKPDLISKLERRAAPWIRDPHRPKWGKGHPPSGKKKMVAVREAHTQALAVESTWLPVPSVETCTSYCRPRLCEADGQAKIKRTYRPRSIQRSWFGQFPWLVMDPKETKLFCSACRERPSLHDSSSRLVRGYTGPFKVETLKYHDVSKAHKLCVNTVEVREDAPQTAAVPEISSDLMANMEHFFHAAYSIAYHSRPLNDFEKILQLLQSTGTMILGKYRNRTACTQFIKCISETLKKEILEDVRNSPCLSVLLDSATDTSDQSCVGIYLRYLKGMEVKESYLTLAPLHSETADGYFETIISALDELDIPFRKPGWVVGLGTDGSAPLRCGGGLVEKLQEILPRLLPVHCVAHRLPLAVVDACGGIGLVKKCDRHIRTVFKFYQSSNKRLNELQESAAPLEQEMVRLKDLNAVRWVASERRTLNALTLSWPALARHLQSVADAGGQVGHRAQGMLKLMKGFHFLKFCHFLLDFLSLYRPLSEVCQKEIVLITEVNATLGQAYVALETLRHRAGPKEEEFNASFRDGRLHGIVLERTEMAEQRFQADRERVVLTGIEYLQRRFNADHPPQLRNMEVFDTKAWPSGMALASFGNDDILTLARYFELSLPPGYSKQALLDEWLGLKAAAQNLPFSMLCEHALARHRRFPLLSRLLALVVCVPVSTACCERGFSAMNRIRTDERTKLSNEVINMLMMTAVNGVAVSEYDPQPAIQHWYLTSSGRRFSHVYTCAPVPPRSHARAGLRKKTGAFCREEPTAQKPPGLSCREPMEVLTACVPEPPERLLCPLLGQEAPGCPAKALL, encoded by the exons ATGTTCTATAAATTTGAGCGAGGGCCAGAGCCATGGCTCGCCAGTGTCCAAGGTCAGAGGAGTCACTTGAGCCCCAACCCAG GAAAAACCAAGATGGGCTTCATGGAGGAAATGGACATGCAGCGCCCATCCAGAGAAGCTGGACtctacctgcctcctcagaaggAAGCCTGTCTGTCCTACTTCAGCTCAGAGAGAGGCAGCCTCCAGGGAGACTATGCAGGAAGAGGCAGCAAACCCTCCAAACCCCGATCCATCCAGAAGTCGTGGTTTGCGCAGTTCCCGTGGTTGGTCATGAATGAGGAGCAGACAGCTCTGTTTTGCTCTGCTTGCCGGGAATACCCATCTGTCAAGGACAAGCGGTCAAGATTAATAGAAGGTTATACCGGACCATTCAAGGTGGAGACTCTCAAATACCATGCCAAGAGCAAGGCCCACGTGTTCTGTGTCAAGGCCTTGGCGGCACGGGACCCCCTCTGGGCAGCCCGTTTCCAGAGCACCCAGGAGGTGTCTGGTGATATACtggccagccaggggcccttctTCCCTGCAGATTATCCCGTATTTTATTCCCCAGGGCCTCTGGGAGCCTGTGATAATGTGGCCCAGCTCCTGCCCAGCTCGAGAGCTGCCCTGGGGGACCCTGGAGGGAATGGAGGAATTCCTGCATTGTACCTGGACCGCATCCCTGATTTCAGGCAAACAGAAATCATTGATGACATCCACAGTTCCTCAGATGATAACATTTTATGTAATGACTCTGCTGAACCCTGTGGCCAG gaTCCTTCTGAGGAGGGGCTGTTGGAGGAGCTCCCGGTGGTGTTTGAGGATGTGGCAGTGTATTTCACCCGGGAGGAGTGGGGCACGCTAGACAAGCGGCAGAAGGAGCTGTACAGAGACGTGATGCGGATGAACTATGAGCTGTTGGCGTCCCTGG GGCCTGCTGCTGCCAAACCAGACCTGATCTCAAAACTGGAGCGGAGAGCTGCACCCTGGATCAGGGACCCACACAGGCCAAAGTGGGGGAAAGGCCATCCTCCTTCAG ggaaaaagaagatgGTGGCCGTTAGAGAGGCGCACACACAGGCCTTGGCTGTAGAGTCCACGTGGCTTCCAGTTCCTTCTGTGGAGACGTGTACTTCCTACTGCAGGCCCCGCCTTTGTGAGGCAGACGGACAGGCCAAAATCAAGAGGACTTACAGACCCCGATCAATTCAGAGGTCGTGGTTTGGGCAGTTCCCATGGTTAGTGATGGACCCCAAAGAGACCAAGCTCTTCTGCTCAGCTTGCAGAGAAAGGCCTAGTCTCCATGACAGTTCATCCCGGCTGGTCCGCGGCTACACGGGCCCTTTCAAAGTGGAGACTTTAAAGTACCACGACGTCAGCAAAGCACACAAGCTCTGTGTAAACACCGTGGAAGTCAGGGAGGACGCCCCGCAGACTGCCGCAGTCCCCGAGATCTCCAGTGACCTGATGGCCAACATGGAGCACTTTTTCCATGCCGCCTACTCGATCGCGTACCACTCGAGGCCCCTGAACGACTTTGAGAAGATCCTGCAGCTCCTCCAGAGCACGGGGACCATGATTTTGGGAAAGTACCGAAACCGTACCGCCTGCACGCAGTTCATCAAGTGCATCTCCGAGACTCTGAAGAAGGAGATCCTGGAGGACGTGCGCAACTCCCCGTGCCTGAGCGTGCTGCTGGACAGTGCCACGGACACCTCCGACCAGTCCTGCGTGGGCATCTACCTGCGCTACTTGAAGGGGATGGAGGTGAAGGAGTCTTACCTCACGCTGGCCCCCCTCCACAGTGAGACGGCCGATGGATACTTCGAGACCATCATCTCGGCCCTAGACGAGCTGGACATCCCCTTCCGGAAGCCGGGCTGGGTGGTGGGCCTGGGAACCGACGGCTCTGCCCCGCTGCGCTGCGGGGGAGGCCTGGTGGAGAAGCTGCAGGAGATCCTGCCCCGGCTGCTGCCGGTGCACTGTGTGGCCCACCGGCTCCCCCTGGCCGTGGTCGATGCCTGCGGGGGCATCGGCCTGGTCAAGAAGTGTGACCGGCACATCCGAACCGTCTTCAAGTTCTACCAGTCCTCCAACAAGAGGCTGAATGAACTGCAGGAGAGCGCggctcccctggagcaggaaatggtccGCCTGAAGGACCTGAATGCGGTCAGGTGGGTGGCCAGCGAGAGGCGCACGCTGAACGCGCTCACCCTGAGCTGGCCCGCCCTGGCCAGGCACCTCCAGAGCGTGGCGGACGCGGGTGGGCAGGTTGGGCACAGGGCCCAAGGCATGCTGAAGCTGATGAAGGGCTTCCATTTCCTCAAGTTCTGCCACTTCCTCTTGGACTTCCTGAGCCTCTACCGGCCTCTGTCCGAGGTGTGCCAGAAGGAGATTGTGCTGATCACCGAGGTGAACGCCACGCTGGGGCAGGCCTACGTGGCACTGGAGACCCTCCGTCACCGGGCAGGCCCCAAAGAGGAAGAGTTCAACGCCAGCTTCAGGGACGGGCGGCTCCACGGCATCGTGCTGGAGAGGACTGAGATGGCAGAACAGCGGTTCCAGGCAGACAGGGAGAGAGTGGTCCTGACGGGGATCGAATACCTCCAGCGGAGGTTCAACGCTGACCATCCCCCGCAGCTCAGGAACATGGAGGTGTTTGACACCAAGGCCTGGCCAAGCGGGATGGCCCTGGCCAGTTTCGGGAATGATGACATCCTGACCCTGGCCAGGTATTTTGAGCTCTCGCTGCCCCCAGGATACAGCAAGCAGGCGCTGCTGGATGAGTGGCTGGGCCTGAAGGCCGCGGCCCAGAACCTGCCGTTCTCCATGCTGTGCGAGCACGCGCTGGCCCGGCACCGCCGCTTCCCCCTGCTCAGCCGGCTCCTGGCCCTGGTGGTCTGTGTGCCCGTCTCCACCGCCTGCTGTGAGCGCGGATTCAGTGCCATGAACCGGATCAGGACTGACGAGAGGACCAAGCTCTCCAACGAGGTGATCAACATGCTCATGATGACGGCCGTGAACGGTGTGGCGGTCTCAGAGTATGACCCCCAGCCGGCCATCCAGCACTGGTACCTGACCTCCTCAGGCCGGCGGTTCAGCCACGTCTACACCTGTGCCCCGGTGCCGCCCCGCTCTCACGCAA GGGCGGGGCTCAGGAAGAAGACTGGCGCGTTCTGCAGGGAGGAGCCCACTGCCCAGAAGCCTCCCGGCCTGTCCTGCAGGGAACCGATGGAAGTCCTGACGGCCTGTGTCCCGGAACCTCCTGAGAGGCTCCTGTGTCCCCTCCTTGGCCAGGAGGCCCCAGGCTGTCCTGCCAAAGCGCTCCTGTAG
- the ZNF862 gene encoding zinc finger protein 862 isoform X3 encodes MEPRESGKAPVTFDDITVYLLEEEWVLLSQQQKDICGSDKLVAPLGPTIASPEMFYKFERGPEPWLASVQGQRSHLSPNPGKTKMGFMEEMDMQRPSREAGLYLPPQKEACLSYFSSERGSLQGDYAGRGSKPSKPRSIQKSWFAQFPWLVMNEEQTALFCSACREYPSVKDKRSRLIEGYTGPFKVETLKYHAKSKAHVFCVKALAARDPLWAARFQSTQEVSGDILASQGPFFPADYPVFYSPGPLGACDNVAQLLPSSRAALGDPGGNGGIPALYLDRIPDFRQTEIIDDIHSSSDDNILCNDSAEPCGQDPSEEGLLEELPVVFEDVAVYFTREEWGTLDKRQKELYRDVMRMNYELLASLGPAAAKPDLISKLERRAAPWIRDPHRPKWGKGHPPSACRERPSLHDSSSRLVRGYTGPFKVETLKYHDVSKAHKLCVNTVEVREDAPQTAAVPEISSDLMANMEHFFHAAYSIAYHSRPLNDFEKILQLLQSTGTMILGKYRNRTACTQFIKCISETLKKEILEDVRNSPCLSVLLDSATDTSDQSCVGIYLRYLKGMEVKESYLTLAPLHSETADGYFETIISALDELDIPFRKPGWVVGLGTDGSAPLRCGGGLVEKLQEILPRLLPVHCVAHRLPLAVVDACGGIGLVKKCDRHIRTVFKFYQSSNKRLNELQESAAPLEQEMVRLKDLNAVRWVASERRTLNALTLSWPALARHLQSVADAGGQVGHRAQGMLKLMKGFHFLKFCHFLLDFLSLYRPLSEVCQKEIVLITEVNATLGQAYVALETLRHRAGPKEEEFNASFRDGRLHGIVLERTEMAEQRFQADRERVVLTGIEYLQRRFNADHPPQLRNMEVFDTKAWPSGMALASFGNDDILTLARYFELSLPPGYSKQALLDEWLGLKAAAQNLPFSMLCEHALARHRRFPLLSRLLALVVCVPVSTACCERGFSAMNRIRTDERTKLSNEVINMLMMTAVNGVAVSEYDPQPAIQHWYLTSSGRRFSHVYTCAPVPPRSHARAGLRKKTGAFCREEPTAQKPPGLSCREPMEVLTACVPEPPERLLCPLLGQEAPGCPAKALL; translated from the exons ATGGAGCCCAGGGAGTCGGGGAAG gctcctgtgaCGTTTGACGACATCACGGTGTACTTGCTTGAGGAGGAGTGGGTGCTGCTGAGTCAGCAACAGAAGGACATCTGTGGTTCTGACAAGCTGGTGGCACCCCTGG GACCAACTATTGCCAGCCCGGAGATGTTCTATAAATTTGAGCGAGGGCCAGAGCCATGGCTCGCCAGTGTCCAAGGTCAGAGGAGTCACTTGAGCCCCAACCCAG GAAAAACCAAGATGGGCTTCATGGAGGAAATGGACATGCAGCGCCCATCCAGAGAAGCTGGACtctacctgcctcctcagaaggAAGCCTGTCTGTCCTACTTCAGCTCAGAGAGAGGCAGCCTCCAGGGAGACTATGCAGGAAGAGGCAGCAAACCCTCCAAACCCCGATCCATCCAGAAGTCGTGGTTTGCGCAGTTCCCGTGGTTGGTCATGAATGAGGAGCAGACAGCTCTGTTTTGCTCTGCTTGCCGGGAATACCCATCTGTCAAGGACAAGCGGTCAAGATTAATAGAAGGTTATACCGGACCATTCAAGGTGGAGACTCTCAAATACCATGCCAAGAGCAAGGCCCACGTGTTCTGTGTCAAGGCCTTGGCGGCACGGGACCCCCTCTGGGCAGCCCGTTTCCAGAGCACCCAGGAGGTGTCTGGTGATATACtggccagccaggggcccttctTCCCTGCAGATTATCCCGTATTTTATTCCCCAGGGCCTCTGGGAGCCTGTGATAATGTGGCCCAGCTCCTGCCCAGCTCGAGAGCTGCCCTGGGGGACCCTGGAGGGAATGGAGGAATTCCTGCATTGTACCTGGACCGCATCCCTGATTTCAGGCAAACAGAAATCATTGATGACATCCACAGTTCCTCAGATGATAACATTTTATGTAATGACTCTGCTGAACCCTGTGGCCAG gaTCCTTCTGAGGAGGGGCTGTTGGAGGAGCTCCCGGTGGTGTTTGAGGATGTGGCAGTGTATTTCACCCGGGAGGAGTGGGGCACGCTAGACAAGCGGCAGAAGGAGCTGTACAGAGACGTGATGCGGATGAACTATGAGCTGTTGGCGTCCCTGG GGCCTGCTGCTGCCAAACCAGACCTGATCTCAAAACTGGAGCGGAGAGCTGCACCCTGGATCAGGGACCCACACAGGCCAAAGTGGGGGAAAGGCCATCCTCCTTCAG CTTGCAGAGAAAGGCCTAGTCTCCATGACAGTTCATCCCGGCTGGTCCGCGGCTACACGGGCCCTTTCAAAGTGGAGACTTTAAAGTACCACGACGTCAGCAAAGCACACAAGCTCTGTGTAAACACCGTGGAAGTCAGGGAGGACGCCCCGCAGACTGCCGCAGTCCCCGAGATCTCCAGTGACCTGATGGCCAACATGGAGCACTTTTTCCATGCCGCCTACTCGATCGCGTACCACTCGAGGCCCCTGAACGACTTTGAGAAGATCCTGCAGCTCCTCCAGAGCACGGGGACCATGATTTTGGGAAAGTACCGAAACCGTACCGCCTGCACGCAGTTCATCAAGTGCATCTCCGAGACTCTGAAGAAGGAGATCCTGGAGGACGTGCGCAACTCCCCGTGCCTGAGCGTGCTGCTGGACAGTGCCACGGACACCTCCGACCAGTCCTGCGTGGGCATCTACCTGCGCTACTTGAAGGGGATGGAGGTGAAGGAGTCTTACCTCACGCTGGCCCCCCTCCACAGTGAGACGGCCGATGGATACTTCGAGACCATCATCTCGGCCCTAGACGAGCTGGACATCCCCTTCCGGAAGCCGGGCTGGGTGGTGGGCCTGGGAACCGACGGCTCTGCCCCGCTGCGCTGCGGGGGAGGCCTGGTGGAGAAGCTGCAGGAGATCCTGCCCCGGCTGCTGCCGGTGCACTGTGTGGCCCACCGGCTCCCCCTGGCCGTGGTCGATGCCTGCGGGGGCATCGGCCTGGTCAAGAAGTGTGACCGGCACATCCGAACCGTCTTCAAGTTCTACCAGTCCTCCAACAAGAGGCTGAATGAACTGCAGGAGAGCGCggctcccctggagcaggaaatggtccGCCTGAAGGACCTGAATGCGGTCAGGTGGGTGGCCAGCGAGAGGCGCACGCTGAACGCGCTCACCCTGAGCTGGCCCGCCCTGGCCAGGCACCTCCAGAGCGTGGCGGACGCGGGTGGGCAGGTTGGGCACAGGGCCCAAGGCATGCTGAAGCTGATGAAGGGCTTCCATTTCCTCAAGTTCTGCCACTTCCTCTTGGACTTCCTGAGCCTCTACCGGCCTCTGTCCGAGGTGTGCCAGAAGGAGATTGTGCTGATCACCGAGGTGAACGCCACGCTGGGGCAGGCCTACGTGGCACTGGAGACCCTCCGTCACCGGGCAGGCCCCAAAGAGGAAGAGTTCAACGCCAGCTTCAGGGACGGGCGGCTCCACGGCATCGTGCTGGAGAGGACTGAGATGGCAGAACAGCGGTTCCAGGCAGACAGGGAGAGAGTGGTCCTGACGGGGATCGAATACCTCCAGCGGAGGTTCAACGCTGACCATCCCCCGCAGCTCAGGAACATGGAGGTGTTTGACACCAAGGCCTGGCCAAGCGGGATGGCCCTGGCCAGTTTCGGGAATGATGACATCCTGACCCTGGCCAGGTATTTTGAGCTCTCGCTGCCCCCAGGATACAGCAAGCAGGCGCTGCTGGATGAGTGGCTGGGCCTGAAGGCCGCGGCCCAGAACCTGCCGTTCTCCATGCTGTGCGAGCACGCGCTGGCCCGGCACCGCCGCTTCCCCCTGCTCAGCCGGCTCCTGGCCCTGGTGGTCTGTGTGCCCGTCTCCACCGCCTGCTGTGAGCGCGGATTCAGTGCCATGAACCGGATCAGGACTGACGAGAGGACCAAGCTCTCCAACGAGGTGATCAACATGCTCATGATGACGGCCGTGAACGGTGTGGCGGTCTCAGAGTATGACCCCCAGCCGGCCATCCAGCACTGGTACCTGACCTCCTCAGGCCGGCGGTTCAGCCACGTCTACACCTGTGCCCCGGTGCCGCCCCGCTCTCACGCAA GGGCGGGGCTCAGGAAGAAGACTGGCGCGTTCTGCAGGGAGGAGCCCACTGCCCAGAAGCCTCCCGGCCTGTCCTGCAGGGAACCGATGGAAGTCCTGACGGCCTGTGTCCCGGAACCTCCTGAGAGGCTCCTGTGTCCCCTCCTTGGCCAGGAGGCCCCAGGCTGTCCTGCCAAAGCGCTCCTGTAG